A genomic segment from Limosilactobacillus sp. encodes:
- a CDS encoding TetR/AcrR family transcriptional regulator: protein MRTKDTPATRNKKKKYFVEQSCLVIQKLGIANFTVRNVAKEAGKNSASIYNYFRDSEQLLSLAILHIISPYLADLATILKKKEQKSYYQWITMITRYAYFAFQQPEIYNYAFYSAHSQEVFNEHDVYLKIFDSPVFQDPTLNKVVWAGSTHKRDALFFDSLIKEGIVKSNKKKYCLDFFYALVIGMAEQINLQKISDVTGQVEKFMDYYISFLLANSNIEEPKEQLLRSLHKYAIEKEVFKSENNYN from the coding sequence ATGCGAACAAAAGATACGCCTGCAACACGTAATAAAAAGAAAAAGTATTTTGTTGAACAAAGCTGTTTAGTCATTCAAAAATTAGGAATAGCTAATTTTACTGTAAGGAATGTTGCGAAAGAGGCAGGAAAGAATAGTGCTTCCATCTATAATTACTTCAGAGATTCAGAACAATTATTATCATTAGCGATCTTACACATTATCAGTCCGTATCTTGCTGATTTGGCAACTATCTTAAAAAAGAAGGAACAGAAATCTTACTATCAGTGGATTACCATGATTACTAGGTATGCTTACTTTGCTTTCCAGCAACCTGAAATTTATAACTATGCTTTTTATTCTGCCCACTCTCAAGAAGTTTTTAATGAACATGATGTGTATTTAAAAATTTTTGATAGTCCGGTATTTCAAGACCCAACGTTAAATAAAGTAGTTTGGGCAGGAAGTACTCACAAACGTGATGCTTTATTCTTTGATTCACTAATTAAAGAGGGCATAGTAAAAAGTAATAAGAAAAAATATTGCTTAGACTTTTTTTATGCTCTTGTTATTGGTATGGCAGAACAAATTAATCTTCAAAAAATTAGTGATGTTACCGGTCAGGTAGAAAAATTTATGGATTACTATATCAGTTTTTTGTTAGCAAATTCGAATATTGAAGAGCCAAAAGAACAGCTTTTAAGATCTTTGCACAAATACGCAATTGAAAAAGAAGTATTCAAATCAGAAAATAACTATAATTAA
- the nhaC gene encoding Na+/H+ antiporter NhaC produces the protein MKKVSFGESITILVIMLIILGTAVIHFGLSPQIPVLFTIALLIFWARFRGAAWDDIHKGIQDGIGTAIIPIFIFILIGALIAVWIKAGIIPSIMVVGFKLISSRFFIPSTFIVCSLVGLSIGSGFTTISTIGIALFGMGVAMNANPALVAGAIISGAVFGDKMSPLSDSTNLASAIAGSDLFAHIKNMMWSTIPSFIVSFILFWILGNSNGQMSAGKIARTTAVLQAHFSVTWWAILPIILMFVCAWRHIPAIPTLFINILVTVVMIFCQDPHESLKSLTNLISEGFVAHTSDAGVNALLSRGGITSMMGTVSLIIVTLSLGGILMQFHVVQSAMEPLVKRLQKPGPLVTTTILSGIGINLFVGEQYLSVILPGKAFKPAFQRMGLDPLALSRVLEDGGSVINYLIPWGVAGSFAASTLGVPVLHFLPFVFFSLFSPVFSILSGFTGVGLKWKQKPVIKN, from the coding sequence ATGAAAAAAGTCAGTTTCGGTGAGTCAATCACCATCCTAGTCATCATGCTAATCATCCTGGGGACGGCCGTCATTCACTTCGGCCTGTCCCCGCAGATTCCGGTCCTCTTTACGATCGCACTGCTGATCTTTTGGGCTCGGTTCCGGGGTGCCGCTTGGGACGATATCCACAAGGGAATCCAGGACGGGATCGGCACCGCCATCATCCCGATCTTCATCTTCATCCTGATCGGGGCCCTGATCGCCGTCTGGATTAAGGCCGGGATCATCCCGTCGATCATGGTGGTCGGCTTCAAGCTCATCAGCAGCCGCTTCTTCATTCCTTCGACCTTCATCGTCTGCTCACTGGTCGGCCTGTCGATCGGGAGTGGCTTCACCACCATTTCCACCATCGGAATTGCCCTCTTCGGGATGGGGGTGGCGATGAACGCCAACCCTGCCCTGGTCGCCGGGGCAATCATCTCCGGGGCCGTCTTCGGGGACAAGATGTCGCCGCTGTCCGATTCGACCAACCTGGCCTCAGCCATCGCCGGCAGCGACCTCTTCGCCCACATTAAGAACATGATGTGGTCCACCATCCCGTCATTCATTGTTTCCTTCATTCTCTTCTGGATTTTGGGAAATTCCAACGGCCAGATGAGTGCCGGCAAGATTGCTCGGACCACTGCCGTCCTGCAGGCCCACTTCAGCGTTACCTGGTGGGCGATTCTACCAATCATCCTAATGTTTGTCTGCGCCTGGCGCCACATTCCGGCGATTCCAACGCTCTTCATCAACATTCTGGTGACGGTCGTTATGATTTTCTGCCAGGACCCGCACGAATCACTGAAATCCCTGACGAACCTGATTTCCGAAGGCTTCGTCGCCCACACCTCGGACGCCGGGGTCAACGCCCTGCTCTCCCGGGGCGGAATCACTAGCATGATGGGGACCGTCTCCCTGATCATCGTCACCCTATCACTCGGGGGGATCCTGATGCAGTTCCACGTCGTCCAATCGGCCATGGAACCCCTGGTCAAGCGGCTGCAAAAGCCTGGTCCGCTGGTGACGACCACGATCTTATCCGGGATCGGCATCAACCTCTTCGTCGGTGAGCAGTACCTCTCCGTCATCCTGCCTGGGAAGGCCTTCAAGCCCGCCTTTCAACGGATGGGCCTGGATCCCCTGGCCCTCAGCCGGGTGCTGGAAGATGGTGGGAGCGTCATCAACTACCTGATCCCGTGGGGCGTGGCCGGTTCGTTTGCCGCCTCGACTCTGGGCGTGCCGGTGCTTCACTTCCTGCCCTTCGTCTTCTTCAGCCTCTTCTCGCCGGTCTTCTCAATCCTGAGTGGATTTACTGGTGTTGGATTGAAATGGAAACAGAAACCAGTAATTAAGAATTAA
- a CDS encoding ornithine cyclodeaminase family protein: MIQVSEKQVSSVLTANKTLEAIREAYKDNANGQIYMPDRMYMDIRGKKNMGQWLIANDLKKPYFGAKFSAVFPNNRSKNLPVTNSQISLYSANDGQLLALIDANYLTAIKTGGSAAVATDLLANKDANTLAVIGSGFQAYAQVKMIQHVRHLNKVIVFDLSKDHYKKFKKQIEDAQEYPYDIVYSSSADEAIASADIICTCTPSHTPVFHGQKLKDGAHINAIGSFTPEMQEIDTTTVQRASKVFTEHVDGLWKAAGDILIPYQNHDINKAKVNGSIGDILVGQKTARLNDDEITLYESVGSGVLDIALGILVYESLTHK, from the coding sequence ATGATTCAGGTTTCAGAAAAACAGGTTTCGTCTGTATTGACAGCTAATAAAACTCTTGAAGCAATTCGTGAAGCATATAAAGATAATGCTAACGGGCAAATTTATATGCCGGACCGAATGTACATGGATATACGTGGAAAGAAGAACATGGGACAGTGGTTAATCGCTAATGATTTGAAGAAGCCATATTTTGGTGCCAAATTTTCGGCGGTTTTTCCAAACAATCGTAGCAAAAATCTTCCTGTTACAAACTCACAAATTAGTTTATATTCAGCAAATGATGGACAACTGCTGGCGTTAATTGACGCTAACTATTTAACTGCTATTAAAACCGGTGGTAGTGCTGCCGTCGCCACTGACTTATTAGCAAATAAAGATGCGAACACCTTGGCGGTTATTGGTAGCGGCTTTCAAGCATATGCACAAGTAAAAATGATTCAGCACGTTCGCCATTTAAACAAAGTAATCGTTTTCGATTTATCTAAAGACCACTACAAGAAATTCAAAAAACAGATCGAAGATGCTCAGGAATATCCATATGATATTGTCTATTCCTCTTCTGCAGATGAAGCAATAGCTAGCGCAGATATTATCTGCACTTGTACACCATCTCATACACCAGTATTTCACGGTCAAAAACTAAAAGATGGTGCTCATATCAACGCAATTGGATCATTTACCCCTGAAATGCAAGAAATTGATACAACAACAGTTCAAAGGGCATCCAAAGTATTTACAGAACACGTTGATGGGTTGTGGAAAGCGGCAGGCGATATTTTGATTCCATACCAAAATCACGATATTAACAAGGCGAAGGTTAATGGTTCAATCGGCGACATTCTGGTTGGCCAGAAAACAGCAAGATTAAACGATGACGAAATCACTTTATATGAAAGCGTTGGTTCAGGTGTACTAGATATTGCACTAGGTATTCTTGTATACGAGTCCCTCACACATAAGTAA